One window from the genome of Nicotiana tomentosiformis chromosome 5, ASM39032v3, whole genome shotgun sequence encodes:
- the LOC104098454 gene encoding auxin efflux carrier component 5 gives MIGWEDVYKVVVAMAPLYVALILGYASVKWWRIFTADQCDAINQLVCYFTLPLFTFEFTAHVDPFDMNYKFLGADAISKAIIVAVLAFWAKCSRKGSYRWSITSFSLSALTNSLVVGVPLMKAMYGEEAVHLVVQSSVTQAIVWLTVLLFVLEVRRTRTDFSSDSAVGDVNNNNIVSENGKDLEGNNRKVVTSITRPSFWCLTKTVWLKLATNPNSYACIFGLTWALISNRWHFQMPSIMEGSILIMSRAGTGTAMFSMGMFVALQEKVIACGASLTVFGMVLRFIAGPAAMAIASILIGLHGNVLRVAIIQAALPQSITSFIFAKEYGLHAEVLSTAVIFGMLVSLPVLVGYFAILEFLH, from the exons ATGATAGGGTGGGAAGATGTTTACAAAGTTGTGGTAGCAATGGCACCACTCTATGTTGCCCTAATTTTAGGCTATGCCTCAGTAAAATGGTGGCGAATTTTCACAGCTGATCAATGCGATGCCATCAATCAACTCGTTTGTTATTTCACTCTTCCACTTTTCACCTTCGAATTCACAGCCCACGTTGATCCTTTTGACATGAATTACAAGTTTCTTGGAGCTGATGCCATCTCAAAGGCGATCATAGTCGCGGTGCTAGCGTTTTGGGCAAAGTGTAGTAGAAAAGGGAGTTATCGTTGGTCTATAACGAGTTTTTCTTTGTCCGCACTTACTAATTCGCTCGTAGTCGGGGTACCTCTAATGAAAGCCATGTATGGTGAGGAAGCTGTGCATTTAGTTGTACAATCATCGGTTACACAAGCAATTGTGTGGCTAACTGTTCTATTGTTTGTGTTGGAGGTGAGGAGAACAAGGACTGATTTTAGCTCAGATTCTGCTGTTGGAGacgtgaataataataatattgtatCAGAGAATGGGAAAGATTTGGAAGGAAATAATAGAAAGGTGGTGACAAGTATCACTAGGCCTTCATTTTGGTGTTTGACAAAGACAGTGTGGTTGAAACTTGCTACCAATCCTAATTCATATGCTTGTATCTTTGGCCTGACTTGGGCACTTATATCGAACAG GTGGCACTTTCAGATGCCAAGCATCATGGAAGGCTCTATTCTAATAATGTCAAGGGCTGGCACAGGCACTGCCATGTTTAGCATGG GGATGTTTGTGGCCTTGCAAGAGAAAGTGATAGCATGTGGTGCAAGTCTGACAGTGTTTGGAATGGTGTTGAGGTTCATAGCTGGACCAGCAGCTATGGCTATTGCTTCTATTCTTATTGGTTTGCATGGGAATGTCTTACGTGTTGCCATAATTCAG GCAGCATTGCCCCAGTCGATTACCTCCTTCATATTTGCCAAAGAATATGGTTTACATGCAGAAGTTCTTAGCACTGC AGTAATCTTTGGCATGCTGGTGTCCCTTCCTGTATTGGTTGGCTATTTCGCTATCTTGGAATTCCTACACTAA